From the genome of Deinococcus sp. AJ005, one region includes:
- a CDS encoding carbohydrate kinase family protein: MVPHSLSQMAQVIAVGGANMDLKVQTLAPAVPGTSNPGRAAQTPGGVARNVAENLARLGVRVALLSAVGTDALGDGLLRQAAEAGVDVSPTLRTAKAVTGTYTAVLDRGGELLIAVAAMEIMDALTPAVLMEREEMLRGAAYIVADGNLPPETLEHLLSRESRVIFEPVSVPKAVRLLPALEAGHAPWAVTPNLAELSALVETEVPDKAAAIREAALQLHGRGVEVVWVRRGMRGSLLSVADQFWELPALAADVKDVTGAGDAMLAAFLAALLAGETLPDAAREAHAAAALTVESGQTVVPDLTRAAVRVRLDRGCQLITV; the protein is encoded by the coding sequence ATGGTTCCCCATTCTCTCTCCCAGATGGCCCAGGTCATCGCCGTCGGCGGCGCGAATATGGACCTCAAGGTGCAGACGCTGGCCCCCGCCGTGCCGGGCACCAGCAATCCGGGCCGCGCCGCGCAGACCCCCGGCGGTGTAGCCCGCAACGTGGCCGAGAATCTGGCCCGTCTGGGCGTGCGCGTGGCCCTGCTTTCGGCGGTGGGCACGGACGCGCTGGGGGACGGTCTGCTGCGGCAGGCAGCGGAGGCGGGCGTGGACGTGTCGCCCACATTGCGCACGGCGAAGGCGGTCACGGGAACGTACACGGCGGTGCTGGACAGGGGCGGCGAACTGCTGATCGCGGTGGCCGCAATGGAAATTATGGACGCCCTGACTCCGGCAGTGTTAATGGAGCGCGAGGAGATGCTGAGAGGCGCGGCCTACATCGTTGCGGACGGCAACCTGCCCCCCGAAACGCTGGAGCATCTGCTTTCGCGGGAGAGCCGGGTCATCTTCGAGCCGGTCAGCGTGCCCAAGGCGGTGCGGTTGCTGCCCGCCCTGGAAGCTGGACACGCGCCCTGGGCCGTCACGCCCAATCTGGCCGAACTCTCGGCGCTGGTAGAGACCGAAGTGCCGGATAAAGCAGCAGCCATTCGCGAGGCGGCGCTGCAACTGCACGGGCGCGGGGTAGAAGTCGTGTGGGTGCGGCGTGGCATGCGCGGCAGTCTGCTTTCTGTGGCGGACCAATTCTGGGAACTGCCCGCCTTAGCTGCCGATGTCAAAGATGTGACTGGGGCCGGGGACGCCATGCTGGCCGCATTCCTGGCGGCGCTGCTGGCCGGAGAAACGTTGCCGGACGCGGCGCGCGAGGCCCATGCGGCAGCGGCCCTGACCGTGGAGAGTGGGCAGACGGTGGTGCCGGACCTGACGCGGGCGGCAGTGCGGGTGCGACTGGACAGGGGTTGCCAACTGATCACGGTCTGA
- the minE gene encoding cell division topological specificity factor MinE, whose product MFSWLKRGRTKETLKDRLELVLAYDRAQIPPGKVEALRNDLLEVVRKYFPTGQSSIEIEQRGDMVVLLANIPIDENAQGRTKP is encoded by the coding sequence ATGTTTTCCTGGCTCAAGCGTGGGCGCACCAAAGAAACCCTGAAAGACCGCCTGGAACTGGTGCTGGCCTATGACCGCGCCCAGATTCCCCCCGGCAAGGTGGAAGCCCTGAGAAACGATCTGCTGGAAGTGGTCCGCAAGTATTTCCCCACGGGCCAGAGCAGCATCGAGATCGAGCAGCGCGGCGACATGGTGGTGCTGCTGGCGAACATCCCCATCGACGAGAACGCGCAGGGCCGCACCAAGCCCTGA
- a CDS encoding pseudouridine-5'-phosphate glycosidase, whose product MNLHPIRPEVAALMDLTPEVAAALKAGRPVVALESTIISHGMPYPQNVEMARGVEQIVRDNGATPATIAVLGGRLKVGLSPDELEKLATDKSVQKISTRDLPVTVALGQNGATTVASTMRIASLAGIRVFATGGTGGVHRGAGQTMDISADLLELARTEVCVVSAGVKSILDIGLTLEVLETQGIPAITLGSEEFPAFYSRRSGFASPLSVANEAEAARVLHAKWTLGLGGGVMLANPIPAEAEIPAEEMAGQIEQALSDMNALGLTGKDTTPYLLGRIVEITGGRSLETNIALVRHNAAVAARVAVEYAKLGQ is encoded by the coding sequence ATGAATCTCCACCCCATTCGTCCTGAAGTCGCCGCCCTGATGGACCTGACCCCCGAAGTTGCCGCCGCCCTGAAGGCGGGCAGGCCTGTGGTGGCACTGGAAAGCACCATCATCAGCCACGGGATGCCGTACCCGCAGAACGTGGAAATGGCGCGCGGGGTGGAACAGATCGTGCGCGACAACGGCGCGACACCCGCCACGATTGCCGTGCTGGGCGGACGCCTGAAAGTGGGCCTGAGTCCCGATGAATTGGAGAAATTAGCCACCGATAAATCCGTGCAGAAGATCAGTACCCGTGACCTGCCCGTGACGGTGGCGCTGGGGCAAAACGGCGCGACGACGGTGGCCTCCACCATGCGGATCGCCTCGCTGGCGGGCATTCGCGTGTTTGCCACGGGCGGCACAGGCGGCGTCCACCGGGGTGCGGGTCAGACGATGGACATCAGCGCCGATCTGCTGGAACTGGCACGCACCGAGGTCTGCGTGGTCAGCGCGGGCGTCAAGAGCATCCTGGACATCGGCCTGACGCTGGAAGTGCTGGAAACCCAGGGCATCCCGGCCATCACGCTGGGCAGTGAGGAATTCCCCGCCTTTTATTCGCGTCGCAGCGGTTTTGCCTCGCCTCTGAGTGTGGCGAACGAGGCCGAGGCTGCCCGCGTGCTGCATGCCAAATGGACGCTGGGCCTCGGCGGCGGCGTGATGCTTGCCAACCCCATTCCTGCCGAAGCCGAGATTCCCGCTGAAGAGATGGCCGGACAGATCGAACAGGCGCTGTCGGATATGAACGCGCTGGGATTGACGGGCAAGGACACCACCCCGTATCTGCTGGGTCGCATCGTGGAGATCACCGGTGGGCGCAGCCTGGAAACAAACATCGCCCTCGTGCGCCACAACGCAGCGGTGGCGGCGCGGGTGGCCGTGGAGTACGCGAAGTTGGGGCAGTAA
- the metK gene encoding methionine adenosyltransferase, whose translation MQKFYTSESVSEGHPDKLADFISDSILDEFLRQEPGSRVAVETLLTTGMAVVAGEVRAETAHVDIQKTVREAVKTVGYTRADYGFDAEYSAVLVAIHEQSPEIGAGVDTSEEWREMTLGEQADPKNAHSRIGAGDQGLMFGYATDETPELMPLPISLAHALTRRMAELRKDGTLPYLRPDAKAQVTVVRGGEPHEGGEVSVDTVVISTQHDEDATQERIRADMLEHVIRAVIPAELLTAQTKYFINPSGRFVIGGPHGDTGLTGRKIIVDTYGGAVPHGGGAFSGKDPTKVDRSAAYYARYIAKNLVAAGLARRALVEVAYAIGRASPVSLRVDTYGTGKLSDERLAELVSAHFDARPQAIIAQLDLQRPIYAQTAAYGHFGRPEFPWEQTDRAERLRLAAQGQEAQAAGV comes from the coding sequence ATGCAAAAGTTCTATACCTCGGAATCGGTTTCGGAAGGTCACCCCGACAAACTCGCGGACTTCATCTCAGACAGCATTCTCGATGAATTTCTGCGCCAGGAGCCGGGCAGCCGGGTGGCGGTGGAAACGCTGCTGACCACTGGCATGGCCGTGGTGGCGGGCGAGGTCCGCGCCGAGACCGCCCATGTGGACATCCAGAAAACCGTGCGCGAGGCCGTCAAAACGGTAGGCTACACCCGCGCCGACTACGGCTTCGATGCCGAGTACAGCGCCGTGCTGGTGGCCATCCACGAGCAGTCGCCGGAAATCGGGGCGGGGGTGGACACCTCTGAGGAATGGCGTGAAATGACCCTGGGGGAGCAGGCGGACCCGAAGAATGCCCACAGCCGCATCGGTGCGGGCGATCAGGGCCTGATGTTCGGCTACGCCACCGATGAAACGCCGGAATTGATGCCGCTGCCGATCAGTCTGGCGCATGCGCTGACGCGCCGGATGGCCGAACTCCGCAAAGATGGCACGCTGCCCTATCTGCGGCCCGATGCCAAGGCGCAGGTGACGGTGGTGCGGGGCGGCGAACCGCACGAGGGCGGCGAGGTCAGCGTGGACACCGTGGTGATCAGCACCCAGCACGACGAGGACGCCACGCAGGAGCGCATCAGGGCCGACATGCTCGAACATGTCATTCGGGCCGTGATTCCCGCTGAACTGCTCACGGCCCAGACCAAATACTTCATCAATCCCAGCGGACGCTTCGTGATCGGCGGGCCGCACGGCGACACTGGCCTGACCGGACGTAAGATCATCGTGGACACCTACGGCGGAGCCGTGCCACACGGTGGCGGGGCCTTTTCAGGCAAGGACCCCACCAAGGTGGACCGTTCGGCGGCATATTATGCCCGCTACATTGCCAAGAATCTGGTCGCCGCCGGACTGGCCCGCCGCGCGCTGGTGGAGGTGGCCTACGCCATTGGCCGCGCCAGCCCGGTCAGCCTGCGCGTGGACACCTACGGCACCGGCAAGCTGAGCGACGAACGCCTGGCCGAACTGGTCAGCGCCCACTTCGACGCCCGCCCACAGGCCATCATTGCCCAACTGGACTTGCAGCGCCCGATCTACGCCCAGACCGCCGCCTACGGCCACTTTGGACGCCCGGAGTTTCCCTGGGAGCAGACCGACAGGGCCGAGAGGCTGCGGCTGGCAGCACAGGGGCAAGAAGCACAGGCCGCCGGGGTTTAA
- the minD gene encoding septum site-determining protein MinD — MDAKVIVVTSGKGGVGKTTTTANIGAALAKLGEKVVVIDVDVGLRNLDVVMGLESRVVFDLIDVLEGKCRMSQALIRDKRVENLHLLPASQTRDKDALDPEVFKEVVRGLIETEGFDRVLIDSPAGIESGFRTAAAPATGALVVVNPEVSSVRDADRIIGLLEAQQINEIRLVINRLRPKMVASGNMLSEADILDILGVKPIGVVPEDEGIIVSTNIGEPAVLGKTRAGEAFMATARRLKGEDVPYPKFDVEGGFMAALRRLFGGA, encoded by the coding sequence ATGGATGCCAAGGTAATTGTGGTCACGTCGGGCAAGGGTGGCGTGGGAAAAACCACGACCACCGCGAACATTGGAGCGGCTCTCGCCAAGTTGGGAGAGAAGGTCGTGGTGATCGACGTAGACGTGGGCCTGCGAAATCTGGACGTGGTGATGGGTCTGGAATCAAGGGTGGTCTTTGACCTGATCGACGTGCTGGAGGGCAAGTGCCGCATGAGTCAGGCGCTGATCCGCGACAAGCGCGTCGAGAACCTGCACCTGCTGCCCGCCAGCCAGACCCGCGACAAGGACGCCCTGGACCCCGAAGTGTTCAAGGAAGTGGTGCGCGGCCTGATCGAAACCGAGGGCTTTGACCGCGTGCTGATCGACTCGCCCGCCGGGATCGAGTCGGGCTTTCGCACGGCTGCCGCTCCGGCCACGGGCGCGCTGGTGGTCGTCAACCCCGAGGTCTCCAGCGTGCGCGACGCGGACCGCATTATCGGGCTGCTGGAAGCGCAGCAGATCAATGAAATCCGGCTGGTCATCAACCGCTTGCGGCCCAAGATGGTCGCCAGCGGCAACATGCTCTCAGAGGCCGATATTCTGGACATCCTGGGGGTCAAGCCGATTGGCGTGGTGCCCGAGGACGAGGGCATCATCGTGTCCACCAACATCGGCGAACCCGCCGTGCTGGGCAAGACCCGCGCGGGCGAGGCGTTCATGGCCACCGCCCGCCGCCTGAAAGGTGAAGACGTGCCGTATCCCAAATTCGATGTGGAGGGCGGATTCATGGCCGCCCTGCGCCGCCTGTTCGGGGGGGCCTGA
- a CDS encoding heme peroxidase family protein, translated as MTRHGHYPMGGENPPRSVAYEQGKFGRLFPTLPPIGLDTPTLRAALMELGQKGGLMDAGDDLSDPVLLITDPARSVNNPNNPDLSAGMTFLGQFLDHDLTFDPTSSLERQVDPEAISNFRTPALELDSVYGSGPGATPHLYDQQPADAFDRGIKLLTEAIPDCEAVSRGGVTRHDLPRNSQGVALTGDPRNDENLIISQLHLALLRFHNAAVDHVRADLGAAARPAEVFTEAQRLVRWHYQWMILHEFLPGTCGPGVVQDVLENGRKFYKWHNAPYIPVEFSVAAYRFGHSQVRPSYRANFGADDAGQFFGLILDASLPPSSDPDDLRGEHRAPRRFVDWQTFFDFGDGRMRPNKKIDTKLSSVLFALPGFGAGEVASLAQRNLLRQLTFSVPSGQRVARAMKLDELLPADLADLKALHLEARTPLWYYILREADVQQDGKRLGAVGARIVTEVFVGVLEGDHTSYLALDPEWTPIFGQNGEFGITDLLKFAGVVVDF; from the coding sequence ATGACCAGACACGGGCATTATCCGATGGGTGGGGAAAATCCGCCGCGCAGTGTGGCCTACGAGCAAGGCAAGTTCGGGCGGCTGTTTCCAACGCTGCCGCCTATCGGGCTGGACACGCCGACGTTGCGCGCCGCCCTGATGGAGCTGGGACAGAAAGGCGGTCTGATGGACGCGGGCGACGACCTCAGCGATCCGGTGCTGCTGATCACCGATCCGGCGCGCAGCGTGAACAACCCCAACAACCCGGACCTGTCGGCGGGCATGACCTTTCTGGGGCAGTTTCTGGACCATGACCTGACCTTTGACCCGACCTCCAGCCTGGAGCGACAGGTGGACCCGGAGGCCATTTCCAACTTCCGCACGCCCGCGCTGGAGCTGGACAGCGTGTATGGCAGTGGGCCGGGGGCGACGCCGCACCTGTACGATCAGCAGCCTGCCGATGCCTTTGACCGGGGCATCAAACTGCTGACCGAGGCGATTCCTGATTGCGAGGCTGTGTCGCGCGGCGGCGTGACCCGCCACGATCTGCCGCGCAACAGCCAGGGGGTGGCCCTGACTGGCGACCCACGCAACGACGAGAACCTCATCATCTCGCAACTCCATCTGGCCTTGCTGCGCTTCCACAACGCGGCAGTGGACCATGTGCGCGCCGATCTGGGCGCAGCCGCCCGTCCCGCCGAGGTCTTCACCGAGGCCCAGCGGCTGGTGCGCTGGCATTACCAGTGGATGATCCTGCACGAATTCCTCCCTGGCACTTGCGGCCCAGGCGTGGTACAGGACGTGCTGGAGAACGGGCGCAAGTTCTACAAGTGGCACAACGCGCCGTACATTCCGGTGGAATTCAGCGTGGCGGCCTACCGCTTCGGGCATTCACAGGTGCGCCCCAGCTACCGCGCCAACTTCGGTGCAGACGACGCTGGGCAGTTCTTCGGGCTGATCCTGGATGCCAGCCTGCCGCCCAGCTCCGACCCGGACGACCTGCGCGGCGAACACCGTGCGCCCCGGCGTTTCGTGGACTGGCAGACCTTTTTTGATTTCGGCGACGGGCGGATGCGGCCCAACAAGAAGATCGACACCAAATTGTCCAGCGTGCTGTTTGCCCTGCCCGGTTTTGGCGCGGGCGAGGTGGCCTCGCTGGCCCAGCGCAACCTGCTGCGCCAGTTGACCTTCAGCGTGCCCTCGGGGCAGCGGGTGGCCCGCGCCATGAAGCTGGACGAACTGCTGCCGGCAGACCTGGCGGACCTGAAAGCCCTGCATCTGGAGGCCCGCACGCCGCTGTGGTACTACATCCTGCGCGAGGCGGATGTGCAGCAGGACGGCAAACGCCTGGGCGCGGTGGGAGCGCGCATCGTCACCGAGGTTTTCGTGGGCGTGCTGGAGGGTGATCACACCTCTTATCTGGCCCTGGACCCCGAGTGGACCCCCATTTTCGGCCAGAACGGCGAATTCGGCATTACGGACCTGCTGAAATTCGCGGGTGTTGTGGTGGATTTCTAG
- a CDS encoding FtsW/RodA/SpoVE family cell cycle protein: MREAFKYDLRFPLIIAALLVVGLMTVSTAALSPRAAPGIFTKQLVGVALAAVPLALLWWAGRDRIYAFAPWVYGSALALQASTFVIGREVNGQRNWIEIGPVQFQPLEILKFALILMLAVALRAGYKGMRTYLWAFAVFLPAVGLVVLQDFGGALVLSVIFGVILLAARIPWWHALLAVLLVGAAVPTVLYPHLEPYQQKRLTIFLDPYQDPRGAGYQVIQSTIAVGSGGVQGKGYKQGSQSHNGFLPEAHTDFAFSTWAEEQGLVGGLAVLAMYGLLFWGLAGMAAGSPRLQDQILFAGVLGQVGFQALENIGAALGVLPLTGITLPLISYGLSSLVSTLATLGLAYVVYRDRFEGSI; encoded by the coding sequence GTGAGGGAAGCCTTTAAATACGATCTGCGTTTTCCACTGATCATCGCGGCTCTGCTGGTGGTGGGCCTGATGACGGTCAGCACCGCCGCGCTGTCGCCACGCGCCGCACCAGGGATTTTTACCAAGCAGCTCGTCGGGGTGGCACTGGCCGCCGTGCCGCTGGCGCTGCTGTGGTGGGCGGGCAGAGACCGCATCTATGCCTTTGCGCCGTGGGTTTATGGCTCGGCACTTGCTTTGCAGGCCAGCACATTTGTCATTGGCCGCGAGGTCAATGGCCAGCGCAACTGGATCGAGATCGGCCCGGTTCAGTTCCAGCCACTCGAAATCCTGAAGTTCGCCCTGATCCTGATGCTGGCAGTGGCGTTGCGCGCCGGGTACAAGGGGATGAGGACTTACCTGTGGGCCTTTGCCGTCTTCCTGCCTGCCGTGGGGCTGGTGGTCCTGCAAGACTTCGGCGGGGCGCTGGTCCTGAGCGTCATCTTCGGGGTAATCCTGCTGGCCGCACGCATTCCGTGGTGGCACGCGCTGCTGGCCGTGCTGCTGGTGGGCGCTGCCGTTCCCACCGTGCTGTACCCGCACCTGGAGCCGTACCAGCAAAAGCGGCTGACCATCTTTCTGGACCCCTATCAGGACCCACGCGGGGCGGGGTATCAGGTGATTCAAAGCACGATTGCCGTGGGTTCGGGCGGCGTGCAGGGCAAGGGTTACAAGCAGGGCAGCCAGTCACACAACGGCTTCCTGCCGGAAGCGCACACAGATTTTGCCTTCAGCACCTGGGCCGAGGAACAGGGGCTGGTGGGCGGACTGGCGGTGCTGGCGATGTACGGCCTGCTGTTCTGGGGTCTGGCGGGCATGGCGGCGGGTTCTCCTCGCTTGCAGGACCAGATTCTGTTCGCGGGTGTGCTGGGACAGGTGGGGTTTCAGGCGCTGGAGAACATCGGCGCGGCGCTGGGCGTGTTGCCGCTGACCGGGATCACACTGCCGCTGATCAGCTACGGCCTGAGCAGTCTGGTCAGCACGCTGGCAACGCTGGGGCTGGCCTACGTGGTCTACCGGGACCGCTTCGAGGGATCGATCTGA
- the tal gene encoding transaldolase yields MNPSQTAVATDKLEQLKAVTVVVADTGDIEAIKKYQPQDCTTNPSLILKASQMEGYQGLMDEARGWLKSGESVDDVIDKLTVRVGTELTKIVPGNVSTEVDARLSFDTDAMLARARRLIALYEENGVGKDRILIKLASTWEGIEAARILQKEGIRCNMTLLFNLEQAIASAQAGAYLISPFVGRITDWYKKSTGTQDYAVDEDPGVLSVREIFHHFKSHGYETIIMGASFRSAAQVEALAGCDRLTISPQLLGELAADTGKLEVRLDEKMGHETEAMITEAQFRYSLASNAMAGEKLYEGIRGFAADTEKLGKLLVEVKQN; encoded by the coding sequence ATGAATCCCAGCCAAACCGCAGTTGCTACCGACAAACTCGAACAACTGAAAGCCGTCACCGTCGTTGTTGCCGATACCGGCGACATCGAGGCCATCAAGAAATACCAGCCGCAGGACTGCACCACCAACCCGTCGCTGATCCTCAAAGCCTCGCAGATGGAGGGCTATCAGGGCCTGATGGACGAGGCGCGCGGCTGGCTGAAGTCTGGCGAGAGCGTGGACGACGTGATCGACAAGCTGACTGTCCGTGTCGGCACCGAGCTGACGAAAATCGTCCCCGGCAATGTCTCGACGGAAGTGGACGCCCGCCTGTCCTTCGACACGGACGCCATGCTGGCCCGCGCCCGTCGTCTGATCGCCCTGTACGAAGAAAATGGCGTGGGCAAGGACCGCATTCTGATCAAGCTGGCCTCCACCTGGGAAGGCATTGAGGCGGCGCGCATCCTGCAAAAAGAAGGCATCCGCTGCAACATGACCCTGCTGTTCAATCTGGAGCAGGCGATTGCCAGTGCCCAGGCCGGGGCGTACCTGATCTCGCCCTTCGTGGGCCGCATCACCGACTGGTACAAGAAGTCCACCGGCACCCAGGATTACGCGGTGGATGAAGACCCCGGTGTGCTGTCGGTGCGCGAGATCTTCCACCACTTCAAGTCGCACGGCTACGAAACGATCATCATGGGCGCGTCGTTCCGCAGCGCCGCGCAGGTCGAAGCTCTAGCCGGGTGTGACCGCCTGACCATCAGCCCGCAATTGCTGGGCGAACTGGCCGCCGACACCGGCAAGCTGGAAGTCCGGCTGGACGAGAAGATGGGCCACGAGACCGAGGCCATGATCACCGAGGCGCAGTTCCGCTACAGCCTCGCCAGCAATGCGATGGCGGGCGAGAAGCTGTATGAGGGTATCCGGGGCTTTGCCGCCGACACCGAGAAACTGGGCAAACTGCTGGTGGAAGTCAAGCAGAACTGA
- a CDS encoding MFS transporter encodes MTIAAPPPLAPVQPPPFRLSGAQLGLIASNFLMWGGFFAVIPLITVHFAGSVESGGLGWAAASVGLVLGLRQLTQQGLTVLGGAWADRVGPKPLILAGCVLRSLGFAWMAFSGTLPVLLASALLAGIGGGLFDAPKNAAITAVTQPEHRTQMFSLASISGNLGMVTGPMIGAALLGLGFQVAALASACVYLLAAAVMGLTLPHVRPPKRPPGSGMAGLRAAANNAPFRRFTLVLIGYFLLSTQINVAVTLKAIALAGPQATGPLYVVSAGLAVALQYPLLRLAERYLRVRTVLTLAVGAVGVALGLMALADSFGALLLCVGLYSLGTMLVYPTQQTLTARFAPAGQVGSYFGFSAISLGVGGALGSVLGGWLVDTGASIGMPALPWILLAATGLVTAWGLRWALRDLAPAPR; translated from the coding sequence GTGACCATCGCCGCGCCCCCACCCCTGGCCCCCGTCCAGCCCCCACCATTCCGCCTGTCCGGGGCGCAACTGGGCCTGATCGCCTCCAACTTTTTAATGTGGGGTGGGTTCTTCGCCGTGATTCCCCTCATCACGGTTCATTTCGCCGGGTCCGTGGAATCGGGCGGGCTGGGCTGGGCGGCGGCCAGCGTGGGGCTGGTGCTGGGCCTGCGGCAACTGACGCAACAGGGCCTGACCGTACTGGGCGGGGCGTGGGCAGACCGGGTGGGTCCCAAACCACTGATTCTGGCCGGATGCGTGCTGCGCTCGCTGGGCTTCGCGTGGATGGCCTTCAGCGGCACGCTGCCGGTCCTGCTGGCCTCGGCACTCCTGGCGGGGATCGGGGGCGGGTTGTTCGACGCGCCCAAGAACGCCGCCATTACCGCCGTGACCCAGCCGGAACACCGCACGCAGATGTTCAGTCTGGCGAGTATCTCGGGCAATCTGGGCATGGTGACAGGGCCGATGATCGGGGCGGCGCTGCTGGGGCTGGGGTTTCAGGTGGCGGCGCTGGCCTCGGCGTGCGTGTACCTGCTGGCCGCCGCCGTGATGGGCCTGACCCTGCCGCATGTGCGCCCGCCGAAACGTCCACCCGGAAGTGGGATGGCTGGCCTGCGCGCCGCCGCCAACAACGCACCGTTTCGCCGCTTTACCCTCGTGCTGATCGGCTACTTTCTACTGAGTACACAGATCAACGTGGCGGTGACCCTCAAGGCGATTGCGCTGGCGGGGCCGCAGGCCACCGGGCCGCTCTACGTGGTATCGGCGGGGCTGGCAGTGGCGCTGCAATACCCGCTATTGCGGCTGGCCGAGCGCTACCTGCGTGTCCGCACGGTGCTGACGCTGGCGGTGGGCGCGGTGGGCGTGGCGCTGGGACTGATGGCGCTGGCCGACAGTTTCGGGGCGCTGCTGCTGTGCGTGGGGCTGTACAGCCTGGGCACCATGCTGGTCTACCCCACGCAGCAGACCCTGACTGCCCGCTTTGCCCCTGCCGGGCAGGTGGGCAGTTACTTCGGCTTCAGCGCCATCAGTCTGGGCGTGGGCGGGGCGCTGGGCAGCGTGCTGGGCGGCTGGCTGGTAGACACGGGCGCGAGCATAGGCATGCCTGCCCTGCCCTGGATTCTCCTGGCCGCCACCGGACTGGTCACCGCCTGGGGCCTGCGCTGGGCACTGCGCGATCTGGCCCCGGCTCCGCGCTAA
- a CDS encoding cell wall metabolism sensor histidine kinase WalK produces MTATHGTVPDFWIDALPQAVLLTRNGSVVRINAAASRLWGVTGVRAAGRPVLEVVRRHTLEALIERGGELELEVGGRTLRCTATRDGEVSALIVEDITEHHRREAELREATAVLSHEFRTPVTALKGVLEALEYDMPRELSQNFVRQGLQETGRLARLVEDLAVGFRPTRARTLPLAEAFARAERLLENELTARGSRLSFGPDHLVRADPDKLLQVLLNLIENALKYGPPGQDIEVQTAGRGTWAEVCVLDHGPPIPDTDSLFQAHTRGAGASGQGSGMGLYIVRSVVHGWGGQAWAARVDGRNAFCFTLPGVGGMG; encoded by the coding sequence ATGACGGCAACCCACGGCACAGTCCCGGACTTCTGGATCGACGCACTGCCCCAGGCGGTGCTGCTGACGCGGAATGGTTCTGTGGTCCGCATCAACGCGGCGGCCTCGCGGCTGTGGGGGGTCACGGGGGTGCGGGCGGCGGGCCGTCCGGTGCTGGAGGTGGTGCGGCGGCATACCCTCGAAGCCCTGATCGAGCGCGGCGGCGAATTGGAGCTGGAGGTGGGCGGGCGCACCCTGCGCTGCACGGCCACCCGCGACGGCGAGGTCTCGGCCCTGATTGTCGAGGACATCACCGAACACCACCGCCGCGAGGCCGAACTGCGCGAGGCCACCGCTGTCCTCTCGCACGAGTTCCGCACCCCGGTCACGGCATTGAAAGGCGTGCTGGAGGCGCTGGAATACGACATGCCGCGCGAGCTGTCGCAGAATTTCGTGCGCCAGGGCTTGCAGGAAACGGGGCGGCTGGCCCGGCTGGTAGAAGACCTGGCCGTAGGTTTTCGGCCCACCCGCGCCCGCACCCTGCCGCTGGCCGAGGCCTTTGCCCGCGCCGAACGCCTGCTGGAAAATGAGTTGACCGCGCGCGGCTCCCGCCTGAGCTTCGGCCCGGATCATCTGGTGCGCGCCGATCCCGATAAATTGCTTCAGGTGCTGCTCAACCTGATCGAGAACGCCCTGAAATACGGTCCACCGGGCCAGGACATCGAAGTCCAGACTGCCGGGCGCGGCACCTGGGCCGAGGTCTGCGTGCTGGACCACGGCCCGCCCATCCCCGACACCGACAGTCTGTTTCAGGCCCACACGCGCGGCGCGGGGGCCAGCGGCCAGGGCAGCGGCATGGGCCTGTACATCGTCCGCAGCGTCGTTCACGGCTGGGGCGGTCAGGCGTGGGCGGCGCGGGTAGACGGGCGCAATGCCTTCTGTTTCACTTTGCCGGGGGTTGGGGGCATG
- a CDS encoding winged helix-turn-helix domain-containing protein has protein sequence MSHVVVIEDEETVRDVLRFHLERAGLRVTALASTAGALDTLADADALVLDWMLPGESGLGFLRRLRDAAELRRLPVLMLTARAAEAERVEGLETGADDYLTKPFSAAELVARVRALLRRSQPDTPETLTNGPLAIDMGGAEARVAGQKLNLTRREFDLLAFLTQHTGRVYSRTELLDRVWGADFLGGERTVDQHVTQLRAHLGETVGQPAFLETVRGKGYRMRPWAGAK, from the coding sequence ATGAGCCACGTCGTTGTCATCGAGGACGAGGAAACCGTGCGGGATGTGCTGAGATTCCACCTGGAGCGCGCCGGATTGCGGGTCACGGCGTTGGCCTCCACGGCAGGAGCGCTGGACACCCTGGCCGACGCCGATGCCCTGGTGCTGGACTGGATGCTGCCCGGTGAGAGCGGTCTGGGCTTTCTGCGCCGTCTGCGTGACGCCGCCGAACTGCGCCGCCTGCCGGTACTGATGCTGACCGCCCGCGCCGCCGAGGCCGAGCGCGTGGAGGGCCTGGAAACGGGGGCGGACGACTACCTGACCAAGCCCTTTTCCGCCGCCGAACTGGTGGCCCGTGTGCGCGCCCTGCTACGGCGCTCCCAGCCGGATACGCCCGAGACCCTGACCAACGGCCCGCTGGCCATCGACATGGGCGGTGCAGAGGCCCGTGTGGCCGGGCAGAAACTGAACCTGACCCGCCGCGAATTCGATCTGCTGGCCTTTCTGACCCAGCACACTGGACGGGTCTACTCGCGCACCGAACTGCTGGACCGGGTGTGGGGCGCGGATTTTCTGGGTGGCGAGCGCACGGTGGACCAGCACGTCACGCAACTGCGCGCCCACCTGGGCGAGACGGTGGGCCAGCCCGCCTTTCTGGAAACCGTGCGCGGCAAGGGCTACCGCATGCGCCCGTGGGCCGGGGCGAAATGA